Part of the Lolium rigidum isolate FL_2022 chromosome 6, APGP_CSIRO_Lrig_0.1, whole genome shotgun sequence genome, GctcaaatttatcaaccctctACTCGTTGTTTAACAACGGTAAATTAACAAATTATCGACCTGacaagctaattttatttagaatattttagccactttttagctcacaatttatcaacccatatacccgttatttatcaacggtaaatgtgaaaagttatcgacacGAAAACCTCAATTTCATTTACAATATTTTGTCGACTTGTTTAGCCcataatttatcaaccctctACCCGTTGTTTATCAACGATAAATTAAAATTTTATTGATCCAAaaaactaatttcatttagaatattttaataATTTTTaactcataatttatcaacccatATGCACGTTAttcatcaacggtaaatgtaaaaaTTTATCGACCTGAAAACctaaatttaatttagaatattttgttGACTTTTTTAGCTCAAAATTAATCAACCCTCTACCTGTTGTTTATCAACCGTAAATTAAAAATTTATCAACcagaaaagctaattttatttggaATATTTAGAAGATATTttatagctcacaatttatcaacccttatgcccgttatttatcaacggtaaatgtaaaaaGTTATCCACCCAAAAACctatatttcatttagaatattttgtcgACTTTTTTAGCTcaaaatttatcaaccctctacctgttatttatcaacggtagatTAAAAAAGTATCAACCgaaaaagctaatttcatttagaaatattttagcgGTTTTTttggctcacaatttatcaacccctatgcccgttatttatcaatggtaaatgtgaaaatTTACCGACCCAAATAcctaaatttcatttagaatattctgTTGACTTTTTTAGCTCAAAATTTATCAACCCGATATCCGTTATTTCAGCAAGAACATGAGAAACCTTCATAAAGATGGtacttcatttgagttgcaagtggtagttcatttgagttgcaagtgattTTCTCACCCATTAGTTTCCCCCTAAAAAACCACTAACCCGAAAAAGGGAATGACAAAACTTGGTCCAAAAAACATGACTTGGCCTAGCAAATAAGACAAAAAGGGAATTGACAATAGGGAATTATAAAACAAATCCAACGAATATATATCTTTCAGTACAAAAATAATAACTAAAAAGGATTggacaaatgggtattataaaaggTTGATCCAAAAACATGAATTCGAAAAGTTAACCCTACGCCCTTTAATAAAtataaattttaataaataaaattttctttttaaaGTTACAAGTGCTAGTTTATTTGAGCTGCAAGTGGTTTCCCCACCCGTTATTCCCCCATAAACCCACTTGcccaaaaaatgaaataaaaaatattatatagtccaaataatataaattttaataaataaaatagaaacaaGGAAAATATAGGATTAGTACAATAAAGAGAATTGTAGAAAGGGAATTGTAAAAAGGGAATAGAAAAGAGAACCAACCaatggttgggtggttaggagggcagtggtacacccagcccaccagagttcaaaccccagatttgacactttggtatcTCATTAAAAGGCGGAATTTTCTTCGGTGAGAAgcgatgtttccgtcgacagcgaggcatctgtggtgacttcgtcaatctaaaGATCCGTCGGATGAAGTTTCTTGGACGCAGTCTTTCGGAGGTACTCACAGGGGTAGGATATGCGTGCGCTCACATGAGTGAGTGTATGTGCGTATTTGTGAACGTCTACGTCTGTACTGTGTGTCGCAAAAAAAggaatagaaaataaaaattgtCAAAAAGGAAACTAAAATCGGTTAGAGATAAGAAAAAAGGAAACAACAAAATTTGGTCCGCAGAAATTAAAAGCACCGGATTTGCGGGAGCTCACGAATTAAATGCACGATATTAGACTAGtcaacaatgcatagtatcatgtagaAGTATCATACTACTACATATTACTATGTCCACAATGCATATCATATACTAAtatcatagtcttcttatattaattaattgatttgtagaatctcaatgcaaatctatgtacaagatgtATTTGACGTTAAGTTTTGTAGTACTACGTGCTATGataacagtatctacctatgatactacaatCCTCTCTCCCatctttaattgcactgccacatcacctttttgcatgcatgagatgcatgatattacctatgatactctcattgtgggtagtcttCAACGGAAACTAAATCCGCGGGATTAACGTGATCAGAAATAAAATTAATGGCTCAAAATAATTTAAATGCACGATAACGATAATAAATAGATGGAATTAAATGGGCGGGATTAACGCTGCTACTGTGAGAATAGAACTAACGGCTCGCGACGAATTAATTGCACGGAATTAAATGCACGAAATTTACGGAAAACGACAAAAAACACGGAAACGGAATTGACTCGGTTCAGCGAGCGCTCGCGCACCAAGGAACTAACCACTCGAGCGATCAAACGCGGTAAAGGGAAATTGCTTGCTAACCAAGATAGGATTCTACCATCGATCGATGTAAATCTTGTAAcgtgatactccctccgattcacattacttgacactaatatagatgtatctagatatattctaATCGCAGGTACATCCATTTtagtgacaagtaatatgaatcggaggaagtacaTAAGGAAAGTAAAGACAGCCCTTGAGTGCTGCGCAACCTTCATCAGTCTCTTCCCTACCCTCTAATCCTTTTACGGTAATAGTAACGTTTGTGTTGAATGAATACAAAAATACAGTTGCGTCAGACACAAAAAAGTTTGCCTTGTACGATGGTTTTAAGTGGGATCTCAGACCATTGAAAATTCAATCACCAGGTTTCATTCAATCAAAATGGTGACTGAAATGTGCCTAAGCAATAGCGCTCCCATTGCTGGTGCTCAACACCAAAAATGCATTGACAATTGATCACAAAAACCACATAATACTACAACACAGGCACTAACGATAAACAAGATCATGATTGCCCTTTCTTGGCAAACCGCTGCAAGGCTTTCGGCAGCTCGGTCTTCTCGCCTACCCGTTGCTTCTTGTCAGGCTGCCCCTCAGTTTCCTTGTACTGGTCCAGCAAAGGCCTCTTGGCCCTCAGGACCACTTCCTCCATCTTCTTGGTCCGCTTGCTGGGCTTGCTCCTAcccttggtcttcttcttcaccCTCGTGTTTTTGGCAGCCTCCACGGCATCTTCGATCTCCTCTTCAATCTCCTTCCtggtcttcttctctttcttctttggCTGCCTCACACTACCGATCATATTCGGGTTGAGCATGATAGTCTCCGGCTGAAGCTTACTAAGGAGGGCCTGCACCTCCCTCTCCCTCCTTTGCTTGGCAGTCTCCACAGGATTCTCAACAAAGGTGTCAAAGTTCGCCTCACCTGATCCAGGAACTATAATGGCAGAGAGACCCATGGAGTGTCCAATCCCACAGATATCCTCGTAAGGGCGGAACAAAACCTTGCTAGCCTGATACCCCTTTACTATTCTATGCTTCATATAGATCTTATAATCCTGGCCTCCACAATCCCTATATATCTCTACTAGAGACCCGTTACTGCCGGCCAGCAACCCCTTCTGGCTGAAATCTAAGGACTGAGCACGTGCAGCGTACGAGTGCACAACCTCGTACTTCCTCAGATCCCAGATCTTAATCTTCCTGTCAACACCTGCAGTTGCCATGAGGTGACCGCCCCTGTCAAATGCAACAGCAGTCACGGGGCCATTGTGGCAAAGCATTGTCACAAGTGGTTTCACACTGGTTGGCTTCCACATGGTAACTTTGCCACCAGCATGTCCAAGGCCAATGACAGCATTGTAGGGATTTACCCGCATAACATCCGTACGCCCAAGACCTGTCCTGTAGTTTGCAATCATCTCACCAGTACTCATATCTTGGTAGTGAAGCTGCCCGTAGCTGTTTATCGATGCCAGGAGAAAGTATTTGTCCAGAAACTGAAGTTTCAGTGATTTACCATGTTCCTGTGAAACAGAAGAGTTGTCACTGATTAGACCCTTAAAAAACTGCATTTTAGAAATAGCACATCTTCAAATATGCACAAATTACAAATTTATGATAGATAGCTCTAAGAATTATGTTAATACAGAGTTATCATGCTTAAGAAGCAAAAGTGTTGTCCCAAGAAATCCTTAACTTTCTAGTGCAAATAAGTACATAACTGGAAAGCCCTCTGGCACAAAAAAAAACCTCATAAACATTAGTTGACGAACTACCTATTCGGCCATTTGTATTCAGAGCATTCTCAAAAGCTTCAAGTTGTAAAATATGCATCTGGATTTCACACTGTTCTCGAGCAACACATGGTTTCGGTGGTACTTTAAAAATCATTTCTGTCATTAGTTAATTATGTGGATTCATAAGAATAACTATGAATGTGAATATTCTGTTATTAAGTACATTTTTCTACAAACTGACTACAAGCATGTGTAAAATTGACATTTAGAATAAATTTCTCAAAACCATAAATAACTAGGATACAGTTACCACGAACACAAAGATATTCACAACAGAATTACCTTTAGACAATGAATTTCTGTGCCGTGACGATTATATATGTACGGATACCTGTTTCAACAATATTCTCGTGAGGAACTACACAATTTCAAAGAAACAGTATCATAAATAGCATGAGTGCACAACCCTTCAAGGTTCCTaccatgaattggtgtaaaaagaGGAAAAAGGAGGCGAGGCAGCATACCAACTGCTAAGCATCATTTCTATGTACAGTATTAACCAGCAGCATATTAAATAAATGATGAACAGTCCCAAAGTCAAGACCAACAAACCATTCCCAAGTATTGAATTCAGAAGGCAATTCTAAGCTGTACCTACCTCACATGTTTATGTACAAACAATTCAAGATACTGCCAGAAATTAGGCTTCTTGTTCACAGATGTCATATTTGTGATGATACCCCTCAAGGTAAAGTGTATGAGGAACCACTTAGTGAATTATATAGCACTGTTGGTCTACAAATCAAATCATTGTGTTATGTTGGTTCTTATGTTTCGGGATCTGAGCACAAGTTGATGTGGATTTTCTAGAGCATCAAGCCATAGGGTGATCTTCTTACATTCTTTTAACATTACAAGATGGAAAATGTTGATATATTTTATGAGCAATGGAAATATGTTGCAAAGCTTAAGTCAAGAAATTACTTTTTCTGggcgactgcaaagagttgctcgttgtgtaagaatgccacaTCATGCACAGTTTCCCTCACCTAGAAAAAACATCAGATAGGTACAGCATAAATGAATTGCAATAAGATTAGAAATGTCTACAGTCATTGCGATTATAAGAACGAGAGGATAGTTCCGGAGAAAAGTGGGGGATAACGGTAACATTTTAACCAGGGACAAAACAATACAGGGGGGCTTTTTCTATTGGTCACCATCAACAGTGAAAGCTACCAGAAAATCATCTCAGCAATACAGACCATCAAGGTTCAAAGAGGTACTATTAGCCGCTGTCTAGATGCTCCAGACAAAGGGAGGATGAAGACCAAATGCCAACCTCATAAGCAAGATTCTGACTAAATTTTAAATCActctttgatgttgttgttgttgtaaacttcaaACAGAAATGGAATAAGTAAATCCACATACTGGGAAACTTCTTAGATACTGAAAAGGCTGACCTGAAACTCCTTGATGAGATCCATATCCAACATATCCATCATAGCAATATGACCTTTTCGTCCCCCTACTATCATGTAGCGGCCATTTGATGTGTATTCAAGTGTATAAGGACCAAGAACTGCAAGAAAACAAGGGTTAGTCAGCCCCCTCATATTTCAGTGGTTACAAATCAATAACTGAGGAAGTTCAACAAGGTGGCCATATAAAGTATGTCTAATGTTGAAACATAAGAGCTCACAGCAAAGTTGTCTCACTCAATTACTCAAATAATTAATCATATGAAACTGCTAGTATCAATATGATGCTATGGTTATAAATGTTTTAAAAAATAACTTTCGCACGTAACTGTAGAAGACAAGCACAGGAAAATCTTAAAAAGGGCATGCCCAATAAATATCAAGAAATAAATAATTTAATTTGGAAATTATAATCATCTAATGGTACTCTATAAGTATCATCAATGGTGTTTTCTGTCAGAATCTGAATTATACATTGTTGTTATTGGTACTGGATCATGTAGGAATGGTGGCATAATTACAAAGAGCATACAAAAAATTACGTAGTTACCAGGTAGGATCATATCAAATGGTTTTTTTGAACTTGAAATGTCCACTTCCTGAACAATAGATTGTTGGTCATATCTATATGTCTTTTCGAAACCTTCAGGCTCTAAGTAGCCCCCCTCGATAGGCAGAAACCACTGCAGGTTAGCAATAGAAAATCAGTATAATGCAAATTCTCTTATGTTTGCTTGATAGTTATCAAGTACAAAGATCAAGAAGCATAAGGTAGCTAGATAAGAAAATAGACATAACAAGGAGTTTTAAATTGTTCGAGTGCTAGTGTGCTACATTGTTGTTCCAATAAGCCCCATGAGGTTATGCAAGACAGCAAGAATTCATCATCAAGTGACATGAAAATGATAGATATCCATAATAACTGGTGATATGGTACGAAAAAATTAATCTAAAGCAACAAACTATTCCTACAAAAGAAAAATGTACTGAGCAATCTTTTGTTggctaccactcatttaatgacaAAGCCAGATAGACCCATGTCAAATTTAACATGTAATAAGTCCCGCAGACATGAGCTATATGATAGAACATCAACAAGACATCAGTTTAGAATaccaacttcccttgtatcatgCACACACTCTTAGACAGCTACTTATATATAGTTGTATAAACTATAAAGCAACAAATCCACCAAGCATCACCTTTTCAGTCTGTGCGGCAGCTTTGGCAGATAGTCCAATCAGCTTCTCCTTTCCAGTAAGTTGTCCTTTCAATTTCTTATCACGCAAATTCTGCAGAGCCGTTCCAATAATATCAAAATTTCAATAACAATTAGCGCTAAACTTCCACGACTACACTTGTAGGAGAATAGTAGTTATACCGCCAAGTTAGCAGCCTTTCCACGCGAGAACTTGACCACCTTCATCTCCATTACTTCGACTGCGTCTTGGTGGTTCTTTATCCCCTTGGGATCTTCTTCCTTAGCGATTCCCATTCTGCTTAGTGCTCACCCTACTGCAACGGAAAATCAGTACCATCAAAATATTCTTCTTGAGGTTTGTAACATCCAAAGGTTGCAGCATTATTGGGGTTTTTCCACTCTGTCTGTTGCCGTTAAAAAGATATCTTTCCGATTAACTGATATAACAATTTCCCTTCCTACTGCTGTGCCCATCTACTGAAGGGATTCCCTTCTGTTAACAGAACCCATGCACAGAGAAGGCCCCGACCACCCTATGGCCCTCCCAGCAGCGACCACCGCATCCCCGAGCCCCGGCGGAGGATCTCCTGAGTGGCACACCTCCATGCCCGCCAAATTATCGCCCGTTTGTTGTGTGGAGGTCCTTATTTTTGTTCTCTGTTCCATGTGTCTACGGCTGGTACAGGACTGAACCAAAAAGAGCATTAGAGATTCTTGTCAATGCCTAATTCCTGTCATGTTGAGCTGCTATTTTATGTGATATAGCATGTTGAAGTGTTCTGATATGTTGTGCCATATCCTGTCGTTATGCTGTCGAAATGTTTCAGTTCATTTGCTGAACGCATGCTTAAATTTGATCAACTGCATGCTTAAAATTTGATCAGTTGAGGAAAACATGAAAGGGTAACATATGCATCACTAACGGAGACTTCACAGAAATAGTAAAAATCAAAACGCCTGCAACCTTTTGATGGTATAAACCTAAATATACTAGATCTTTTAATGGTAGGAACGCAATTTTCCCATAGAAATTAGTCAGGCAATGCAAGTATGCAACAAGCGACGAGCAGGCAACATGAAGGAAGCAGCAGCCATAGCACAGCGTCACAAACACAAGCACGCAAGCAGCAACCGAAGGAACACATACGTACACGCAGACAGAGGAGCCGGGAGTCGAGGCCGGCGGCACGACGAACTTCCGCGCTGGCGCCGTAGGTACTGCGAAGCCAGGATATGCGGAGGAGGATGACTGGAGAAGACCGGCCGGTGAGCGCTTCGGCGTCGGCGGTGGCGCGCAAGAGAGGGCGTGTAATAGGctaatggcggcggcggcgccgtcgccgtgaCGAACGACTAGGGCTCGGTGCACCCTATTTGACGCCCGTTGCGTCAAGTAGCGGCTTGACGCGCACCTAGTTTTCTTCGTTGCAGACGAATTTGGGCTGGCCCATTCCTTTCCTGAGCACGTGTTCCTTTTCCCGTACGACAGCATCTTTTTTCATTTCCCTCACGGAAGTTTTTAGGGCGGATCCCTAGTCGGATATAGGGCCCGGCCCATTTATTTTTCCATTTTCTGTTTattctttctttctctttcttttttgtttcttttcctgttttttatttttgtttattttcttttatttttccttaTTCTTCATATtcataaaatgttcaaatttcaaaaatatttaaatttgaaaactattcaaaacttaaaattgttcaaatttgaaaaatgttcgaaTTTAAAAAATGTGTCGAAAGGTGGATGTCGCCGATCTTCTGGATTAGTTCGTCGGAGAGAGCCGCCTAGTCGGccacaccatggccggccattgaTGGACAACCGAGAGATCCCTGGATTCTAAATCGATCGAGAGTGGAAGATGACTGTGTATGTAGGCGCACATTGCTTCCCGAAGAGATAATCTACTTTTAAAGCCTCAATCGAAAAGGGATTGCACGTGTGAATCGAAGCGACATAATTGACGCTTCCGCGCCGGCGTGGAAATTGGTGTGAATGGACGGAACCATCATATTTACACTTGCAAACGCATACGCGTCGACATAGCATACCACCACGAAGCAACGACGCGTTGGAAAAGGGAAACGTCGCAGCTATAACAAAAATCAGAGCAAAACGAGGCCGAGCCATATGTCGATATTTTCCGAACCTAATCAGAGACATGTTTTTAAATGCAGCCATCACACATATACACAAAGCCAGAGATGAACAAAACAACAAGGAAATTACCACTTTTCAGGTATAAATGGTGACAAACATATTTTTCTACTCTCAATTCTAATGACTAGATCGCAAATAGTTCAGTGTCACCGTTTTTTTTAGACCCCCAGGTCGACCCTCGAAGACAGAACAAATAACGATGTTTTATTTTGGTCGTTAGCGGTAGGCGTCGTGGAGACCAAAAAATGGCGAATTGGTGACAAATTTTTTTGCGCCAATTACTGGTAAGGGCTACTAGCGGCAGACCTTTGGTTTTGCATCACGGGTGCTGTTGCAGCTATAAGCTTTTTCCCAGTAGCGGCCATGAGCCGGTGCGTCAACGGTATTTTCTGGGACTTGCCCGGACTAGGCTACCTTTTATCACCGGCGGGCAGCCCTCTGCGTGCGCTGGCGGTAATGAGTCACCACCGGATGAGCCTTCCACCGCGTGCGCCGGCGGGAAAATACCACCGACGTGCACCTTTTTTTGTGCGCTGGCGGAAAGTACCACCGGCGTGCACCTTTTTGGTGCACCGGTGGTAACCCTGAGTTTATAGGATTTTTTGTAGTAGTGGCAGCTAGAGATGCGCTTATTGTCAAGTGATccatgtgaaaccttcgcgttgCGTGGAAGCCTCTGCATCTTGCATGCATGGACTCTACAAAAGCGTGGATCAACTGGCGCACATACCGGCATTATTCTTCTCCTTGGTGAGCAAGCATGGTGATGTTCATAATGACCTCCAACGGAGCAAAAAGAGGAGCTCCAACATGATCTATGGACcaactcatctaccaaacccagcACTTCCGGACACAGAGCTGAAATTTCGTAATTGGGTGTAAGATAGCTCAGCTGAAAAAAAAGCAGTCTGTTATAAATAAGGAGATGGTAAAAGCAGCTAAAAAGACCGGTTTAAAGAAGAGCAAAGAGCCACACATTAACTCTGTTGCAAAGTACTGttgcagctttgtctagataggaACAACCACAACTATTCTGGAAGCGGATGGGAATATAACAGATTGGCCGGCACCCTCTCTATCAGTAACAGTCCTGCCGATGCAGCTTGACATGCCATTTGATACCGGCAGCTCCATTATGCATCTGCAGGCCAGTTAATTTGCAAAGTGAAGATCGAGTCGGTCTAGTAATCAACCACCGAATTTTCAGGAGATAATATTTCCAAATGCTACATTCCCATATGCAATGTACGGTTGGTGGTCCATGCACTCTATCGGTCTGAGGTGACAGGATCTTATCTATCTGAATCTGATGGACCTAGTGGCAACCAGCTTTTCTACCTGCTGCTCCAAAGTCAATACTGGTTAAGTTCTAACTGAATTATCATTGGCGATTGGCCCTTTTGGTAATTTATCAATCCTTAAGATTTTGCTAAAACTGACTTTTCTGTTCTCATTTCTGAACTTCTTAGAACTAGTTGCATATATGGTTCTAGTAATTAAAATCGGCTAGAGGGCATTATTAATATCGTAGTATTAGTTAAGATTAACATCTGTGCATTAGCTGGTCAATAGATCATGGTCTCTTCTAACAGATACTGTGGGGAATATAATAGTCTAAACGTACAAACCAATGGCGCC contains:
- the LOC124667351 gene encoding probable U3 small nucleolar RNA-associated protein 7, which produces MGIAKEEDPKGIKNHQDAVEVMEMKVVKFSRGKAANLANLRDKKLKGQLTGKEKLIGLSAKAAAQTEKWFLPIEGGYLEPEGFEKTYRYDQQSIVQEVDISSSKKPFDMILPVLGPYTLEYTSNGRYMIVGGRKGHIAMMDMLDMDLIKEFQVRETVHDVAFLHNEQLFAVAQKKYPYIYNRHGTEIHCLKEHGKSLKLQFLDKYFLLASINSYGQLHYQDMSTGEMIANYRTGLGRTDVMRVNPYNAVIGLGHAGGKVTMWKPTSVKPLVTMLCHNGPVTAVAFDRGGHLMATAGVDRKIKIWDLRKYEVVHSYAARAQSLDFSQKGLLAGSNGSLVEIYRDCGGQDYKIYMKHRIVKGYQASKVLFRPYEDICGIGHSMGLSAIIVPGSGEANFDTFVENPVETAKQRREREVQALLSKLQPETIMLNPNMIGSVRQPKKKEKKTRKEIEEEIEDAVEAAKNTRVKKKTKGRSKPSKRTKKMEEVVLRAKRPLLDQYKETEGQPDKKQRVGEKTELPKALQRFAKKGQS